CTCAGCTGCTCGGCGAGCCACTCGAAGGTGACCTCCTCCTCGCCGCGCCGCTTCTCCAGTTCCTCGATGCCACGGTCGGTGAAATACAACTCTCGCTCCTGATGGGGACGGGTCTACCTCTCAAGGGTAGGGCGTGTCCCGGTCGTGGAGGCTTCGCAGGCTTGACTTCCGGCGGCCACGATATATCGTGTTTCTCAGAGAACGCGATATGACGTGTCGCGACGTGCCTGGCCGAGGAGTTCCCATGCCCGAGTGGTCCGTCACCGAGCCCCAGAAGCTGACCTTCGACACCCGTGTGAGCGACCTCCAGGTCCGTATCGTCAACGGAACGGTGAACGTCGTGGGCACGGACGAAGGTCCCGCCCGCCTCGAAGTCTCGGAGATCGAAGGCCCGCCCCTGGTGGTCACCCAGAGCGGGGACACCCTCACGGTGGCCTACGACGACCTGCCCTGGAAGGGCTTCCTGAAGTGGCTCGACCGCAAGGGCTGGCGGCGCAGCGCCGTCATCTCCCTGGCGGTGCCCGCCGACACCCGCGTGGAGGTCGGCGTGGTCGGCGCCGGCGCGGTCGTCTCCGGCGTCCGCGGCCCCGCGGTGATCAAGGGCGTGACCGGCGACACCACCCTCGTCGGCGTCTCGGGCCCGGTCCGCGCGGACACCGTGTCGGGGAACGTGGAAGCCCAGGCGGTCACCGGCGACCTCCGGTTCAACTCGGTCTCGGGGGACCTGACCGTGGTCGAGGGCT
Above is a genomic segment from Streptomyces fodineus containing:
- a CDS encoding DUF6104 family protein gives rise to the protein MYFTDRGIEELEKRRGEEEVTFEWLAEQLRTFVDLNPDFEVPVERLATWLARLDDEDDE
- a CDS encoding DUF4097 family beta strand repeat-containing protein; its protein translation is MPEWSVTEPQKLTFDTRVSDLQVRIVNGTVNVVGTDEGPARLEVSEIEGPPLVVTQSGDTLTVAYDDLPWKGFLKWLDRKGWRRSAVISLAVPADTRVEVGVVGAGAVVSGVRGPAVIKGVTGDTTLVGVSGPVRADTVSGNVEAQAVTGDLRFNSVSGDLTVVEGSGRSVRADSVSGSMIVDLDPDGPTEVSLTSVSGEIAIRLPHPGDAEVEANTASGTISNAFDGLRVHGQWGAHKITGRLGAGTGRLRATTVSGSIALLRRPPREDEPDTPADFGPAEPSEPVQTPGAAPADGTQAAPGDNSVSGRGADACDGDAPADGTTDKKVL